A stretch of DNA from Gasterosteus aculeatus chromosome 7, fGasAcu3.hap1.1, whole genome shotgun sequence:
GAAGCCGTAATGAACTCTCGGGCTGTTTGGATTTTACTGGTCTGACATCCTAGAGTACAGTAGAAAATTGAGCTCATCATCTCAACAGTTTAAGTAGAGGGGCCTTAAAACTTgtatttaatttttcttttctttgtttgttactCTCTCTGTAGTTCCCAGATCCTGTCCGGCACGTCGGGACCTTCAACAGCCACGCAGAAAGGCAAGGACGTGGCTGAGAGCGAGAGTCAAGAGGTCAGGAAGTCCGAATGTCCCCGATAAGAAACCAAGAGCAGGAAAGGAACTGTCCCGTTGGGGAATCAAGGCACACTAAATATTCGTTTCTGTCTGTATCTCCTTGTAGCAAGACTTGTGCACATTTCTCATCTCCCGCGCTTGCAAGAACTCCACACTTGCCAACTACTTGTATTGGTGAGTAGCAGCAGCTCAGAACAACTTTATTATTTCTAAAAAAGGGCCTTGTGTTGATCTTCATCTGCCTGTGTGTCTTCTTCAGGTATGTGATTGTGGAGTGTGAGGATCAGGACACCCAGCAGAGAGATCCAAAGACTCACGAGATGTACCTCAACGTCATGAGGCGGTTCAGTCAGGCGCTGCTGAAGGTCAGAAACCCCCAACGGGACAATGATTCGGAAACGTCACAACAGCGCCGCCGGTTTAGGTTCTGCTCCAAACTGAACTACTACACATACTAgatatatttttctttccctccagggGGATAAGAGCGTGCGGGTGATGCGCTCGCTGTTGGCTTCCCAGCAGACGTTCGTAAACCGACTGGTGCAGCTGATGAAAGCCGTGCAAAGGGAGAGCGGAAATCGCAAGAAGAAGGTAAGAACAGAAAACTTACACGTGCAGATACGTTGTTTATTCAGTTTACATGCATACTGTTGTCATCTGGCGCACTGCTCCCTGCTGTGCTGTGCtaacagccccccacccccctccccctcctcccaccgtGTGTCTGCAGACAGAGCGGCTGCAGGCTCTGTTGGCGGACAACGAGAAGGTGAATCTCTCCGAGATCGAGCCCATTCCGCTTCCCCTGGAGCCGCTGATCAGAATCAGAGGCATCGTCCCTGAGACGGCCACGCTCTTCAAGGTACTGAAAGGAACTTTCCTCGTCATGGAGCACTTTTCCCTCTGTTCTGCTTTGTTCATGggtcttttttcccctccgtccgtctgtgtgtgtgtgtgtgtgtgtgtggcagagcgCTCTGATGCCAGCTAAGCTGATCTTCAAGGCAGAGGATGGAACCATGTACCCAGTTATTTTCAAACACGGAGACGATCTGAGGCAGGATCAGCTCATCCTTCAGATCATTTCGCTCATGGACAAAGTAAGATTGCTCTACAAGTGGTTTATGGATGCTAATTGGTGGCGACTGATTGATTTTATTAGACAACCTGCCATTTatagtgatgtttttttttttcagacaactactttttttttgtccatttcaCAGTTGTATGTAGTCTTGGTGCACATGATATTCAGGTGCTATGtacaaagaacaagaaacatcaAATGGCGGTCACTCCAACAGAAAAAgggataaataaaataaataatagttgTCCACTCCTGAATGTAGTATTGTATGATATGTGCACAGAGAAAGTTAACCGGTCGCTATTCAGCTGGAGGGCCGAGCTTTTGAGGTTCTTTTATGCTGCAAAAATACTTTGAGTTGGTAATGTTGTAAATTATACCAAGGTTGTTTTCCTGACTTGTAGCTGTTGAGGAAAGAGAATTTGGACCTGAAGTTGACACCTTACAAAGTATTGGCCACCAGCACCAAGCACGGTGAGACGTCACAACCCCTCACTCAATGAGGTTAAAATCATCCAATCAGTTATATACATTATAATATAATGATAAtcttattattttcttatttcaggTTTTATGCAGTTTGTTCAGTCTGTGCCTGTTGCTGAAGTCCTGGCTACCGAAGGCAACATCCAGGTGAGCAAAGCTATAGAATCGATCCGAATAAGCTGACGAGTGGCGCCATCTGTCCTTTTCATTCACTCCCATTTGTCGCCACAGAGCTTCTTCAGGAAGCATGCGCCGAGTGAAAAGGGCCCCTACGGCATCAGCTCAGAGGTGATGGACACCTACGTCAAGAGCTGCGGTGAGTCCCACTCAAcggtaggggtgtaacgattcattttaacaacgattcgattcgaatcgcgattcatggttgccgatttgattcatggacgatctgggttaatttggaacgattcgattcagtgacttgaaatcgattcagtaactttactggacagtgcaggcaaagtttctgagatccctgttgtttcttgtaaggaaatcaggtttcaattaattatggatattataaacaagcaaacaacaattaatggaaaatgtatttaccttttatttgaatcaagtgccattttcaatgtaaacattacacaataattacacaaggtttggatcaattcacagaaccctggattttcaaccacattgtagggtcgcacgtctttacagataaacttggcaattgttactgtgatgttgagtttggtgctggcgaggcctgaggtgtctgcagagctggagttacctgctgctgctgcagcggtgacgctgctagaggcgcctgactgtcggcgcTGTTTAATCCCACGACGCCTTaatagatggccggaaagattcgtcgtgtttttttatttggcttctacctattctacaaacagcgaccgacttatttagaacaccgtgtttgcaaaagccaaaatgtttccacacactggatcgataagtttgtttgtaaatgtctcgctcgcagtcgtctttcaatcgatttgtaatcgttATGTCGTCtagaatgccgatttgcggagcacagatcgatttggttggatcgcaggaatataaatcgattaatcgattcagtgaataaatcgttacacccctactcaACGGGGTTCAGTGTGTTGGTCTGCTGCATGCCTGCAGAAAAGGGTCTAACCGCCTCTCTCCCTTCGCCCCCCCCAGCGGGTTACTGCGTCATAACGTACATCCTGGGAGTGGGGGACAGACACCTGGACAACCTGCTCCTGACAAAGACCGGTGAGGCGGACGGCTTGTAGCTCACTGATTTACTAATAGCTCCTATTTTAAGGAGCGGTTTTAGAatgttttctcttctcctcatccAGGGAAGCTGTTCCACATCGACTTTGGCTACATTCTGGGTCGAGACCCCAAACCGCTGCCCCCACCCATGAAGCTGAGCAAAGAGATGGTGGAGGGGATGGGAGGCATGCAGAGCGAGCAGTACCAGGAGTTCAGGAAGCAGTGCTACACCGCCTTCCTCCACCTCAGGAGGTCAGAGGCCGGACACACAAGAACAGAGAAATAACTATTTGTATATGTTGTATCTTCATCTTTGTAGAAGATTTAAACAATCCTAGTTGTTactttacacaaaaaaaagtcacattccTGGTGTATGTACTCACTGCAAATAACGGTGCCAACTACATTACTTGACAAGTTTAACCACTGAAGTAAATttgtcctccttccctccattgCTTCAGATATTCCAACCTCATCCTGAATCTGTTTTCTCTCATGGTGGATGCCAATATTCCCGATATCGCCCTGGAGCCTGACAAGACCGTTAAGAAGGTGCGTCTGCTGATACCGGACAAGAACAAATAGCAGCactgggggggggtcatttatcAGCCCAGATCATATGGATCTCAAATGATTACGCTGATATATCTCGAGTTATGTTTTAAATGCACCTCATCATGTTTTCCTCCAGGTGCAGGACAAGTTCAGACTGGACCTGTCGGACGAAGAGGCCGTCCATTACATGCAGAGTCTGATCGATGAGAGTGTGGGCGCTTTGTTCGCTGCTGTGGTCGAACAGATACACAAGTTTGCTCAGGTATGTAAACTGAGGCTGAAGTGTGTACCATTACATCACCGCTGCACATTCAACACATGATCACTGAATCTGAATCATTTTGTTCTTACTTCCAAATTTGCAGCGGCTTCTTTTTTATTATACACGTCTTGTCAAAttagtgtatttattttctcttgcaGCGTGTGTAGCTCTCGTACGTCGTTTATCTTTATGGATTTTCTCCAGTTGATTTTGCCTTTGCAATAGATAAACTGAAGCCAGTGTAAtttaatgctttaaaaaaaatgtcccaaGTTATATTAATTATAAATAGGCTGAAAGTTACAACACGTCTTGATAATTGGTCTTTTCTCAGTACTGGCGGAGATGAGCAGAACAGAGAATATTGAACCAAGACGACACTGCATCCAACTTTTGCAGCAGCGGCAAATCATGGTACGGCTTTCACTCGACGGATGCCACGTGTCCATgagggaatcaaagaaaaagaaacccaaTGACACTGTTAAAAAGGCCAAGAATTCTCTGCCAA
This window harbors:
- the pik3c3 gene encoding phosphatidylinositol 3-kinase catalytic subunit type 3; this translates as MDTDKFNYVYSCDLDINVQLKIGSLEGKREQKSYKALLEDPMLRFSGLYQENCSDLYVTCQVFAEGKPLALPVRTSYKAFSTRWNWNEWLRLPVKYPDLPQSAQVALTVWDVYGPGRAVPVGGTTVTLFGKYGMFRQGMHDLKVWPGVEGDGGEPTSTPGRTSSSLTEDQMGRLAKLTKAHRQGHMVKVDWLDRLTFREIEMINESEKRSSNFMYLMVEFPRVKTNEKEYSIVYYEKDGDDTSPVLTTCDIVKVPDPQMGMENLVESKHHKLARSLRSGPSDHDLKPNAATRDQLNIIVSYPPTKQLSSEEQDLVWKFRYYLTTQEKALTKFLKCVNWDLPQEAKQALELLGKWRPMDVEDSLELLSSQFTNPTVRRYAVARLQQADDEDLLMYLLQLVQALKYENFNDILGGLEPGSKRDSQGLSDDSTLDSSQILSGTSGPSTATQKGKDVAESESQEQDLCTFLISRACKNSTLANYLYWYVIVECEDQDTQQRDPKTHEMYLNVMRRFSQALLKGDKSVRVMRSLLASQQTFVNRLVQLMKAVQRESGNRKKKTERLQALLADNEKVNLSEIEPIPLPLEPLIRIRGIVPETATLFKSALMPAKLIFKAEDGTMYPVIFKHGDDLRQDQLILQIISLMDKLLRKENLDLKLTPYKVLATSTKHGFMQFVQSVPVAEVLATEGNIQSFFRKHAPSEKGPYGISSEVMDTYVKSCAGYCVITYILGVGDRHLDNLLLTKTGKLFHIDFGYILGRDPKPLPPPMKLSKEMVEGMGGMQSEQYQEFRKQCYTAFLHLRRYSNLILNLFSLMVDANIPDIALEPDKTVKKVQDKFRLDLSDEEAVHYMQSLIDESVGALFAAVVEQIHKFAQYWRR